A window of the Deinococcus malanensis genome harbors these coding sequences:
- a CDS encoding DUF305 domain-containing protein, whose amino-acid sequence MTKKLPITLLTATLSVASAQTNHSGMHHSTGSAKHQDLKSLSGKAFDRAFLSMMIPHHQAAVDMSRAVLPGTKSAQVRTWANAIIKAQNTEIALMKGLLAKHAGSDKAMASQMNEMMDSMVKDVRTAGNRDRAFVKGMIPHHASAIEMANHALKKSSNPTILKLARDIVRSQAKEINEFKAYLK is encoded by the coding sequence ATGACCAAGAAACTGCCTATCACTCTTCTGACTGCCACCCTGTCTGTTGCCTCAGCACAGACCAACCACTCCGGGATGCACCATTCGACCGGCTCTGCCAAGCACCAGGATCTCAAATCGCTCAGCGGAAAGGCTTTTGACCGCGCATTTCTCAGCATGATGATTCCTCACCATCAGGCGGCAGTGGACATGAGCCGGGCCGTGTTGCCGGGAACCAAATCTGCTCAGGTCAGGACCTGGGCCAATGCCATCATCAAGGCCCAGAACACCGAGATCGCCCTGATGAAGGGCCTGCTGGCCAAGCATGCCGGCAGCGATAAAGCCATGGCCAGCCAGATGAACGAGATGATGGACAGCATGGTCAAGGATGTCCGCACGGCCGGCAACCGCGACCGGGCTTTCGTCAAGGGGATGATTCCTCACCACGCCAGCGCCATCGAAATGGCCAATCACGCCCTGAAAAAGTCCAGCAATCCCACGATCCTGAAACTCGCGCGCGACATTGTCCGCTCGCAGGCCAAGGAAATCAACGAGTTCAAGGCTTACCTCAAGTAA
- a CDS encoding response regulator transcription factor — protein MARVLIVDDDPAILEILRAYLGAEGHEVLEARDGLQARGLLVRADVAVLDWMLPGVPGTTLAREARAAGLDLPILMLTARGEEADKLRGLEDGVDDYVVKPFSPREIVARVRALLRRVGVQQEIRSDGLHMDLKRRTVQVDGVGLELSRLEFDLLAAMAQHPGLAWTRERLLERLWGPDFPGTERVVDVHITAVRKKLGDDPERPRYIETVRGVGYRFREGGS, from the coding sequence GTGGCCCGAGTCCTGATCGTTGACGATGACCCGGCGATTCTGGAAATCCTGAGGGCCTATCTGGGGGCTGAGGGTCACGAGGTACTGGAGGCGCGTGACGGGCTGCAGGCACGGGGACTGCTCGTACGCGCCGACGTGGCGGTCCTGGACTGGATGCTCCCGGGTGTGCCCGGCACCACTTTGGCCCGTGAAGCGCGCGCCGCCGGGCTCGACCTGCCGATCCTGATGCTGACGGCCAGAGGCGAGGAGGCTGACAAACTCCGCGGGCTCGAAGATGGCGTGGACGACTACGTGGTCAAACCCTTCAGCCCCCGTGAGATCGTGGCGCGGGTGCGCGCCCTGCTGCGGCGGGTCGGTGTTCAGCAGGAAATCCGTTCCGACGGTCTGCACATGGACCTCAAGCGCCGCACCGTTCAGGTAGATGGAGTGGGCCTCGAACTCTCCCGCCTGGAATTCGACCTTCTGGCGGCCATGGCGCAGCATCCGGGCCTTGCCTGGACCCGTGAACGCCTGCTTGAACGCCTGTGGGGACCGGATTTTCCGGGGACCGAGCGGGTGGTGGACGTGCACATCACGGCCGTGCGCAAGAAACTGGGTGACGACCCGGAGCGCCCACGTTACATCGAAACAGTACGGGGAGTCGGCTACCGGTTCCGCGAAGGCGGGAGCTGA